TGCAGTCACTAATTGTCAGAGACACTATTTTAGGATTCAGACAGGACCATAAACCCGTCTCCGTTATTTCGTTACAACCTGACAGTTCAACCTTATACAAACAAGGCAGTTTCTTAAATAAGATCTCCATACCCGTATCAGTCACATTTGAGCAGCGTAGACTTATGgcttttatttgttttttgaaagtttgaaaatgAGCAACAAAATCCGAAACTTCGTTGTCAGTAGCGCCAAAGAGACAGACATTGTCGAACCCCCGCTGTTGAAGGCTCTCGTAGAATTTGCTCCTTTGGTCATCAATACGGCTAAGGTCACGGCAAATGATAATGGGGGTCACATCCACCCAGAATTTGGGATGATATAACACATTTCTCCacaatttgcacacctggcaCAACGTTCCTCGTTCTTCTGGGGCAAAATAGAAAAAGAACTTGGCCAAAAATCGTTCATCTGTGAATAGATCCAAAATAGTATCCGGTTGGCTCTTGCTGAATAAACTCCGAATTTTTCTTGCAATAAGCGGTTTGGGGGATCGTACAATTCTCACATTCATGGCCCCACTGCCGTTCACATTGAACCTCTGGGTCAGCTGACTGTCTCGCCCACCCTGGGGTCCCTGGTTGCTGTTTTGTTGCGCTTGCTGGTCGCTCCTGAATCGCAGTCCACGGATTCCATTTGATATCTCCATGTAAGCTCTTTTGATTGTCGACATATTCCATTAACTCAGTTCCGTTAAATGAATGCGGatatatagttatttatggCGTTCAAGGATCCGACATTTGGCAGGATGGAACACACATTAAAATAAGTACACTATCCTCAATGTTAAATCATAATCGCCACTGTATGACCATTAACGCGCTTttgaaaacattattattatcGGAGTTTTAAAGGAACACTTCTAAACACGCATTGCAGTATTCGCATCTCATTCTCTTATTGATTCAAGTTTCATGCTGATACACGCTGGAGTAAAACTCAAATGAAAGCATTTCGAATGTTTTAACTTGAGACACCATGCCACCGTCATGAGCGACTCAACTCTTGTGCCAAGGTTGTGAAATACGCCAATCGATATGAAATTATCATCTCATACCCTTTGTATCAGAGCGCACACGCGTTTAACTGTTCAAAGTTACATCCAATTTCTTGACATGCCAATCGCAGAGTTACTAAATTGTATTCCATCTCGCCGTTATGTCAGCACTGTGAAACCACTTCGAGTAAATAAtttatatagataaatattacTTCACATGAATATGTTAATTTCTTTCTTGGTAAAGGACTACGCAGTAATAGTGAAATGTCAAACACAAAGTGCCTCGTGCGGGCAGCACAGAAACACAGGAGAACGCACATCTCGTACTTGATTAGTCAGAACAATATCGATTTTGACGAATGAAAGACACCAAATTCAATACGTTTTACCCGATAAACATGAATTATGCATTAAACAATGTAATATTCATTCTACAGTAAATATACCACCCCATGCCTTGAAGAATTATTCTCACCAGCAGTTACgtaaattaattatttaaatgCGATTATAAACATGAGAATCATCTCAATACCTTAGGAAATCGctatgtagaaaaaaaaaagatgtgtaCATCTTATAGAATTAAGagtaattatgtatttcaaagaaaattaaaatgattgcATGTAAGGCCTAACATAGCAAGTTTGTGTATATATCCGTACATATACGAATGCACTACAAAAAAGTACTTGTACTGCCAGCATTCAAGAATAGGTATGATTATTCTTtttgtgtgatattttgaatacgttttctttttaaaatataggcTGATgtgggttgggttttttttttttttcgagtatcatgtttgtttttgtatccatcttttttgtaaattaaaaaaagaaaaagaaagaaaggggGGAAAAAAAGATAGAATACCTAACCCACACACACTTTACGTTATCTAATTACgaaattcttttcttttacaGCTATTAATTTCTTTACTATGACCCGAGTAGTTGTTCCTCTGGATAAGGGGCACCATTTCTATCGTTACCAGCTGCACTCTTAGCAATGTATCAACAAAGTTCACATCTGATTATCAAGAGAGAGGAAAAAAAACACCAGCAGTTCTTGCAAAAAGGCACCCACATGCTGAATATTAGTAGATGTGTACGTAACACGTATCCACCGCAGTCTGCTAATTAAAGCAGTGGGTATAATATGGATGCTATAATAGAGgtgttttattaatatttcgACCAGATGGTTTGGTAGAAACAAATAGGTTATACAACAATCAGTGAATATCCTAGCATCACAATCTGACCACCGGTGCATAGTAAGAAGAACTgctaatgtatgtatatatttgttaatGTTTTCACAAAATCAACTGTCTGGAGAAATTAGTGAAATGTATTTATCAGACTACATACGTATGTCTCACCATGATTCACTTTAACATTTTTCAATTACGTAGATGTGTGCGTACATACATACGAACATTtccatattttctttttctttcgattgttcgggaatttttcactcatttggagacgtcaccattgccggtgaagggctgcaaaatttaggcctatgctcgtcgcttacggcctttgagcagggagggatttttttcgtgccacacctgctgtgacacggggtgtGATAGTGAACAATGtatgtatgaattttgataaatatagtacgactattttaacggctgagaatattctgacagaaatgaaagtaagatgtaaatataagaattaaTTTCATTTGGACAATGGATGAGagtatgaacagcaacgcttTACGCCAACATACTGTTCATGAAGCGTTAATGCGCTCAATAAAGAGTCTCCTACGAACGTTACACGATGACagcatgccccccccccccaaaaaaaaactaTCAACAAACAAccaccccccccaaaaaaaaaacaagaaaaaataaatagatgatgaaacaacaacaaccagAAAACAACCCCCAAAAAATTCAAACAGAAttaaatgaagaagaaaaactcTGGAACTGCGTGAAAAAAGAAATGTGTATgacttttgtttttaattaaaatcgTATCTTTTGACTTAAAAATCTTGATTAGCTCCAAGATTATTAAATTAATCTCAAAAGCATCTCAGTATACACATTAGCGGGGGCGTGCGTTCTCCACGCTCCTTCTGACTTTGCCAATTGATTGTAATTTAACTGTGATTAGACCTGTCGATCTACAATCTAATCCGATTTCTTACCAGTGTATAAATTAATGATAAACCCTCTGATGCTTTTATATATTGACGTTCACAGTCATGTAGATCATTGCTACAATAGATATCGGGAAGACATGTATAGCTTTGAATTGTCGTGTAATGAAATGGTGAAAACGAAAAGGAAATCGTATGCTACATTCCAACATGATTTTCCAATAAAAAAGTCATAAAAAAATCAGGAGTGTTTTGTAGGACAATAGCACGAAATCCCTATACCGAAATAGCAATCATGTTGATTTCCATAATAACTATGTTGACATCCTATTTGCCAATTCTGCCAACTGCGTTCAAGAAGTTAGTCCAGGTCATAGTTAGTTATGATTCATCTTGCTGAATGGCAAGCACGGAGAGGTCTAGGTGATTATCCGGAACATTCATCCGCATCGGGTTCCGTTAATATTACACTTCTCGAGTAGATATAGCAACGCATTGAACGAGAAAATGTCAatgattgtttattataccatttaataattcaaaacattgtaACCAACTACTAGAGCATGTAAAACAATACCTGATCGACCACTTTTGTTTACAGCTAACGTGCAAGACCTAGTCAAGAGTGGTTAGATACGCAAGTTTTCACTGGACGACCAAAAATTTATAACCAATCATATCAATTTAGGAATTCCCTTATTTTTGATCCGATATTGGAAAAACCAAATGTTAAATTCAACTCGAAGGTAAGTGGAGGTGAATATAACGTCctatttttctaatttgttttATCTCAACTAATCAGAAAACTCGGAATCATTCAATCATAATAATGTTTATGATTAGCTTCAGTTGGTGTTAACAATCGCTAAATGTTTGCACAACAGATATTATTGTTAGCATTTAATTAATGTTTAATTATTCACATTCCAACATGACATGAGTTAAAATTCAGTACCTAATTATGCTATGTCTTGGAAAAGACTCTTTATGAAGAACCTGGGTGTGAAGCCATCCTAAAGTTAAGAAGCTTTCAGGGACGTATTAGTATCTCCTCTTGAGTTGTAATTAAGATTCCCCGATCTATTATTTATCTTCGTCCTTGGAGGTTTTCGCGATGACAAGATGACAATAGTGTTGACATCACAGTACCACACTAAACAATGACATGCGCATCATAATGTCTATTGAaccacttacatgtatatacaaataaagcatCCATTGTTGTTACATTTTGTTAACGGGGAACGAGGACGAGATGagtgagcccccccccccctccttcccACCGATGATGGGACCTGGAATAATACAAATACAATCATTCCAGAAACAGTGTGTCTGTTCGCTTTGAGAACCATGTGAAAATAGCACTCGTGAATTGTCATATCACTCACTGTTTGGCTGTATGAAGTTGTACATGTGTTGTAAGAAAAGTTTAGGTTGCCATCTTGGCCACTAGTTCTACATGGAATACTCCCAGCTGAGCTCCTGTGGATGGTGACACCTAGTTCGTCTAAGATATGCCTGTGAATGGTTATATTAAGAATCCGGCACTTCTGGGGGAGAAAACTCAATAAACCCTTCTTTTCCCCATATTTGTAGATTATCCAGGACTTGCCGGAGCTTTGTAGAGTTGTTGGGTTATTTAATTTCCTGGTAAAGTGCACAGTCGTCTGCAATCGGtttcattgaaaatgatttgataaGTTACTCGAGTAGGTCATTGTTTAACAATAAAAAGAGGAAGGGACCAAGAAAACTCCCTTATAATAACtaggctgaagctagcagccactaaccagcaaCCAATATACCCCGGATTGTACTGGGGTACATTTTGATGCGTTGCCATCCAGGAAATATTTCTGTTCTTTTCCTCTGATTAATGCAGTTATCCAGCGATAGATCTAATCTCCTGGTTATGTATGGAGCAGCCTTTAATGCGGATCATTGTCAAAGGGTTTAGAAACGTCCAACAGATCTAGATTAACGTTAATTTGCCATTATCTGTCCGTGTTTGACAAGGTCAGTGAGAGTTATGGCAAGTTGGCTCTCACAGGAGTTG
This genomic window from Ostrea edulis chromosome 4, xbOstEdul1.1, whole genome shotgun sequence contains:
- the LOC125671152 gene encoding F-box/LRR-repeat protein 16-like, with the translated sequence MSTIKRAYMEISNGIRGLRFRSDQQAQQNSNQGPQGGRDSQLTQRFNVNGSGAMNVRIVRSPKPLIARKIRSLFSKSQPDTILDLFTDERFLAKFFFYFAPEERGTLCQVCKLWRNVLYHPKFWVDVTPIIICRDLSRIDDQRSKFYESLQQRGFDNVCLFGATDNEVSDFVAHFQTFKKQIKAISLRCSNVTDTGMEILFKKLPCLYKVELSGCNEITETGLWSCLNPKIVSLTISDCINVADDTVGAIAQLLPSLFELNLQAYHVTDASLAFFSAKQGYILSILRLHSCWEITNHGIVNIVHSLPNLTVLSMSGCSKITDDGVELIAENLRKLRSLDLSWCPRITDASLEYIACDLSQLEELILDRCSRITDIGVGYLSTMTSLRRLFLRWCTQIRDFSLKHIYSMRNLRVLSLAGCTLVSGQGLCGLTQLHNLDELELTNCPSASQEVCLYLRENMIHCLVVD